One Microbacterium sp. W4I20 DNA window includes the following coding sequences:
- a CDS encoding LacI family DNA-binding transcriptional regulator, with product MTDRRVSMAMVASRAGVSGQTVSRVVNDSPRVDPATRTRVEQAMADLGYRPHRAARALRTGRSHTIGLVVTTLATVGNSRMLQATAEAAAERGYALTVVTAAEGVAAAFERLAEQEVDGAIVLNEASAQVSAQERPTGLRLVVVDAPSDAGLATVHSDHRGGAAAATARLLELGHATVHHLAGPADSYAANERERGWRETLAAAGIDAPEVVRGDWSADAGFAAGVALAAASAVFCANDQMALGLLRALAEAGRRVPEDVGVIGFDDVPDAANYRPPLTTIRQDFTTLAHRAVGALVADIEGADAAASHTAVIPTLLVERDSTTRH from the coding sequence ATGACCGACCGCCGTGTCTCGATGGCCATGGTCGCGTCGCGCGCCGGCGTCTCCGGGCAGACCGTCTCCCGCGTGGTCAACGACAGCCCCCGCGTCGACCCCGCCACCCGGACCCGCGTCGAGCAGGCGATGGCCGACCTCGGCTACCGTCCGCACCGTGCCGCCCGCGCCCTGCGCACCGGACGATCGCACACCATCGGACTCGTCGTGACGACGCTCGCGACCGTCGGAAACTCGAGGATGCTCCAGGCCACGGCCGAGGCGGCGGCCGAGCGCGGCTACGCCCTCACCGTCGTGACCGCGGCCGAGGGGGTCGCGGCGGCGTTCGAGCGCCTCGCCGAACAGGAGGTCGACGGCGCGATCGTCCTGAACGAGGCGTCGGCCCAGGTATCGGCACAGGAGCGCCCGACGGGCCTGCGGCTCGTGGTGGTCGACGCGCCGTCGGATGCCGGTCTCGCGACCGTGCACAGCGACCACCGGGGCGGCGCGGCTGCGGCTACCGCTCGCCTGCTCGAGCTGGGCCACGCCACCGTTCATCACCTCGCCGGGCCCGCGGACTCGTATGCCGCGAACGAGCGCGAACGCGGCTGGCGCGAGACGCTCGCCGCGGCCGGCATCGATGCGCCCGAGGTCGTCCGCGGCGACTGGTCCGCCGATGCCGGGTTCGCGGCCGGCGTCGCCCTGGCCGCAGCATCCGCCGTGTTCTGCGCCAACGATCAGATGGCGCTGGGGCTGCTGCGCGCGCTCGCCGAGGCCGGCCGCCGGGTTCCGGAGGACGTGGGCGTGATCGGGTTCGACGACGTGCCGGATGCCGCGAACTATCGGCCGCCACTGACCACCATCCGCCAGGACTTCACGACGCTCGCCCACCGCGCAGTCGGCGCGCTGGTCGCGGACATCGAGGGGGCGGATGCCGCGGCATCCCACACCGCGGTGATCCCCACGCTGCTCGTCGAACGCGACAGCACGACGCGGCATTGA
- a CDS encoding Gfo/Idh/MocA family protein, with protein MTQTPTREIGIIMNGVSGRMGYRQHLVRSILAIRDEGGIELPDGSRITVKPILVGRSEAKLAELAAKHGIDDYTTDLDAALADPRWEIYADFLVTQARASAIRKAIAAGKAIYTEKPTAESLEEALELARLAESAGVKTGVVHDKLYLPGLQKLKRLIDSGFFGRILSVRGEFGYWVFEGDWQPAQRPSWNYRTEDGGGIITDMFPHWNYVLENLFGEVKSVYAQAAVHIADRWDEKGEHYTATAEDAAYGIFEIEGGIIAEINSSWTVRVNRDELVEFQVDGTHGSAVVGLFGAKIQPRNATPKPVWNPDLEDTRDYDADWQQVPTNDVFLNGFRQQWEEYLVSYVEGTDYPFDLLAGARGVQFAEAGLTSSAEGRKVVLSALSLD; from the coding sequence ATGACGCAGACCCCCACCCGCGAGATCGGGATCATCATGAACGGCGTCTCCGGACGCATGGGCTACCGGCAGCACCTGGTGCGGTCGATCCTCGCGATCCGCGACGAGGGCGGCATCGAACTGCCGGACGGCTCGCGCATCACGGTCAAGCCGATCCTCGTCGGCCGCAGCGAGGCCAAGCTCGCCGAGCTCGCCGCGAAGCACGGCATCGACGACTACACGACCGATCTCGACGCGGCCCTCGCCGACCCGCGGTGGGAGATCTACGCCGACTTCCTCGTGACCCAGGCCCGCGCCTCCGCCATCCGCAAGGCGATCGCCGCCGGCAAGGCGATCTACACCGAGAAGCCCACCGCCGAGTCGCTCGAGGAGGCGCTGGAACTCGCCCGTCTCGCCGAGAGCGCCGGCGTCAAGACCGGCGTCGTGCACGACAAGCTCTACCTCCCCGGCCTGCAGAAGCTCAAGCGCCTGATCGACTCCGGATTCTTCGGCCGCATCCTCTCGGTGCGCGGCGAGTTCGGCTACTGGGTGTTCGAGGGGGACTGGCAGCCCGCGCAGCGGCCGAGCTGGAACTACCGCACCGAAGACGGCGGCGGCATCATCACCGACATGTTCCCGCACTGGAACTACGTGCTCGAGAACCTGTTCGGCGAGGTGAAGAGCGTCTATGCGCAGGCCGCCGTGCACATCGCCGACCGCTGGGACGAGAAGGGCGAGCACTACACCGCCACGGCCGAGGACGCCGCGTACGGCATCTTCGAGATCGAGGGCGGCATCATCGCCGAGATCAACTCCTCGTGGACCGTGCGCGTGAACCGCGACGAGCTCGTCGAGTTCCAGGTCGACGGCACGCACGGCTCCGCCGTGGTCGGGCTCTTCGGCGCGAAGATCCAGCCGCGCAACGCCACGCCCAAGCCGGTGTGGAACCCCGATCTGGAGGACACTCGCGACTACGACGCCGACTGGCAGCAGGTGCCGACCAACGACGTGTTCCTCAACGGCTTCCGCCAGCAGTGGGAGGAGTACCTCGTCTCCTATGTGGAGGGCACCGACTACCCGTTCGACCTGCTGGCCGGCGCGCGCGGCGTGCAGTTCGCCGAGGCCGGCCTGACCTCCAGCGCCGAGGGCCGCAAGGTCGTGCTGTCGGCACTGAGCCTGGACTGA
- the galK gene encoding galactokinase has translation MTRTQDTASALFRDLTGREPDGLWSSPGRVNLIGEHTDYNDGFVLPFAIPHRTVAAVGLRDDDRGRVRVASTFAAEPVEVALDELDELFPTSTGEEPAVPEWAAYPLGVAWALRQALASTDGAGHSVRGIDIAIASDVLVGAGLSSSAAIEGAAASALNDLWDAGLDRTALARIGRRAENEAVGAPTGIMDQMASMLGEPDAAIFLDCRSLETQLVPLGIAEAGLAILVMDTQVTHAHSTGGYRERRASCELGAEIMGVASLRDVSVGDLPRAEELMDDVTFRRVRHVVTENQRVLDTVRVVREQGARAIGDLLVASHASMRDDFEISVPELDTAVDVALAAGALGARMTGGGFGGAAIALIEADAVEAVSEAVNAAFAASGFTAPNLFTVTPSAGAHRDA, from the coding sequence ATGACCCGCACGCAGGACACCGCGAGCGCCCTGTTCCGCGACCTCACCGGCCGCGAGCCCGATGGACTGTGGTCGTCCCCCGGGCGAGTGAACCTCATCGGCGAGCACACCGACTACAACGACGGCTTCGTGCTGCCGTTCGCGATCCCGCACCGCACGGTCGCGGCCGTCGGCCTCCGCGACGACGACCGTGGACGGGTGCGCGTCGCGTCGACGTTCGCCGCGGAGCCGGTCGAGGTCGCGCTCGACGAGCTCGACGAGCTGTTCCCCACCTCGACCGGCGAAGAGCCGGCCGTGCCGGAGTGGGCGGCGTACCCGCTCGGTGTGGCGTGGGCGCTCCGCCAGGCGCTCGCGAGCACCGACGGCGCCGGGCACTCCGTCCGCGGCATCGACATCGCGATCGCCTCGGACGTGCTGGTCGGCGCGGGACTCTCCTCCTCTGCCGCGATCGAGGGGGCCGCGGCATCCGCCCTGAACGACCTCTGGGATGCCGGCCTCGACCGCACCGCGCTCGCCCGCATCGGCCGTCGTGCCGAGAACGAGGCCGTCGGCGCGCCGACCGGGATCATGGACCAGATGGCGTCGATGCTGGGCGAGCCGGATGCGGCGATCTTCCTGGACTGCCGCTCGCTCGAGACGCAGCTCGTACCGCTCGGCATCGCTGAGGCCGGGCTCGCGATCCTCGTGATGGACACACAGGTCACGCACGCGCACTCCACGGGCGGCTACCGCGAGCGGCGGGCGTCCTGCGAGCTCGGCGCCGAGATCATGGGCGTCGCATCGCTGCGCGACGTCTCCGTCGGCGATCTCCCGCGCGCGGAGGAACTCATGGACGACGTGACGTTCCGGCGCGTGCGCCACGTCGTCACCGAGAATCAGCGCGTGCTCGACACCGTGCGGGTCGTCCGCGAACAGGGCGCACGGGCGATCGGCGACCTGCTCGTCGCCTCGCACGCGTCGATGCGCGACGACTTCGAGATCTCGGTCCCCGAGCTCGACACCGCGGTCGATGTCGCACTCGCCGCGGGTGCCCTGGGCGCTCGGATGACCGGGGGCGGCTTCGGTGGAGCGGCGATCGCGCTGATCGAAGCGGATGCCGTCGAGGCGGTGTCCGAGGCGGTCAACGCCGCGTTCGCGGCATCCGGGTTCACGGCGCCGAACCTGTTCACGGTCACGCCGTCGGCCGGGGCGCACCGCGACGCCTGA
- a CDS encoding MFS transporter has protein sequence MTSAGEGAGRGLREHLRDRRLDTAPSRAQSIAFGASGFPTQLMAQTFSAFIVYFYVSHLAVPAGWVAVAMIAHGILNAVLNPVIGALSDRLRTPWGRRIPWIGLGIVPLVVAFALVWMPPELPSAGLIVWFLVVVAVYDVAFVVVVLNISALFPEIFRTTEERSRGNVPRQIFAILGIVLGTAGAPALYDSIGWPGMALVLGGVCLALLVWSFLGGMIERRVPEAASGDTPATMRWRDQLSYTFRNRAFVPYVLGSLFVQTAVAVILAAIPFYVRYSLGAAEGEGSLLLGAIFVTAVPSIVLWSAVVRRTSPRTALLWSVAVFGVAVLGYLAPSTVLGAALVGVAVGVGVGGLLQLLEVMLAQIIDADAARTGHRREGAYFGVNGFVVRGSVVLQAIVAAWVLTASGFDAALGDAQPDSVDGGIRLMLAVIPLGFTALAWLCFFLYPIRTPDA, from the coding sequence ATGACGTCAGCGGGCGAGGGGGCAGGCCGCGGGCTGCGCGAACATCTCCGCGATCGGCGGCTGGACACCGCACCGTCGCGGGCGCAGTCGATCGCCTTCGGAGCATCCGGGTTCCCGACCCAGCTGATGGCGCAGACGTTCTCGGCGTTCATCGTCTACTTCTACGTGTCGCATCTCGCGGTGCCGGCGGGCTGGGTGGCGGTCGCGATGATCGCGCACGGCATCCTGAACGCGGTACTCAATCCCGTCATCGGCGCACTCTCCGACCGGCTGCGCACGCCGTGGGGCCGGCGCATCCCGTGGATCGGTCTCGGCATCGTGCCCCTGGTCGTCGCGTTCGCGCTGGTCTGGATGCCGCCCGAGTTGCCGTCCGCGGGTCTCATCGTCTGGTTCCTCGTGGTCGTCGCCGTCTACGACGTCGCCTTCGTGGTGGTGGTGCTCAACATCTCGGCGCTGTTCCCCGAGATCTTCCGCACCACAGAGGAGCGCTCCCGCGGCAATGTGCCGCGGCAGATCTTCGCGATCCTCGGCATCGTGCTGGGAACTGCGGGCGCGCCCGCGCTCTACGACTCGATCGGCTGGCCCGGCATGGCGCTGGTGCTCGGCGGCGTCTGCCTGGCGCTGTTGGTCTGGTCGTTCCTCGGCGGCATGATCGAGCGTCGCGTGCCCGAGGCGGCATCCGGGGACACTCCCGCGACGATGCGGTGGCGCGATCAGCTGAGCTACACGTTCCGCAACCGAGCGTTCGTCCCCTATGTGCTGGGTTCGTTGTTCGTGCAGACCGCGGTGGCCGTGATCCTCGCCGCGATCCCGTTCTATGTGCGCTACTCGCTGGGCGCCGCCGAGGGGGAGGGCAGTCTGCTGCTCGGCGCGATCTTCGTCACCGCGGTCCCGTCGATCGTGCTGTGGAGCGCGGTCGTGCGGCGCACCAGCCCGCGGACCGCACTGCTGTGGAGCGTGGCCGTGTTCGGTGTCGCCGTGCTCGGCTACCTGGCGCCGTCGACCGTGCTCGGCGCCGCTCTGGTCGGGGTGGCGGTGGGTGTCGGTGTCGGCGGGCTGCTGCAGCTGCTCGAGGTGATGCTCGCGCAGATCATCGATGCGGATGCTGCGCGCACGGGCCACCGTCGGGAGGGCGCCTACTTCGGGGTGAACGGCTTCGTGGTGCGCGGTTCGGTCGTGCTGCAGGCGATCGTGGCTGCCTGGGTGCTGACGGCATCCGGTTTCGACGCCGCGCTCGGCGATGCCCAGCCGGATTCCGTCGACGGCGGCATCCGTCTGATGCTCGCGGTGATCCCGCTGGGTTTCACCGCTCTCGCCTGGCTCTGCTTCTTCCTCTACCCCATCCGCACCCCCGACGCCTGA
- the galT gene encoding galactose-1-phosphate uridylyltransferase, protein MNTENLAELCTESLGAGVVKRATTLADGRDLIYYDDPGTELGAERAVDARWLAARPDTATMRLDVLTGDWITVAANRQNRVMMPSASADPLAPQTPDNPSEVPSRYDVAVFENRSPAFGPALAEALGTAPAASNPPRGLDDLAALGLGRTRTSVGRCEVVCFSPEHSGSFGTQSVTRARTVIEAWADRTAVISQLPGIEQIFPFENRGEAIGVTLPHPHGQIYAYPYVTPRTTRLLESIDRTAPDLFQRILEFEQASERVVFRGEHWTAFVPFAARWPLEVHLMPHRHVPDFAATTDAERDELAPLYLRLLRGVDALYDTPTPYIAAWHQAPVNVGRDTVRMHLQLTSPRRAADKLKFLAGSEAAMGAWAAEVTPEQGAARIREAIERADADGSMSLSTGEEESA, encoded by the coding sequence GTGAACACGGAAAATCTTGCGGAGTTGTGCACGGAGTCCCTCGGCGCCGGTGTCGTCAAGCGCGCCACCACCCTGGCCGACGGCCGCGACCTCATCTACTACGACGACCCCGGCACCGAACTGGGCGCCGAGCGCGCCGTCGACGCCCGCTGGCTCGCCGCGCGACCCGACACCGCGACCATGCGCCTCGACGTGCTCACCGGAGACTGGATCACCGTGGCCGCCAACCGGCAGAACCGCGTCATGATGCCCAGCGCCTCGGCCGACCCGCTCGCCCCGCAGACGCCCGACAACCCCTCCGAGGTGCCGTCGCGCTACGACGTCGCCGTGTTCGAGAACCGCTCTCCCGCGTTCGGTCCCGCACTCGCCGAGGCTCTCGGCACGGCCCCCGCGGCGTCGAATCCACCGCGCGGCCTCGACGATCTCGCCGCCCTCGGACTCGGACGCACCCGTACCTCGGTCGGCCGCTGCGAGGTCGTCTGCTTCAGCCCCGAGCACTCCGGGTCCTTCGGCACGCAGTCGGTCACCCGGGCCCGCACCGTGATCGAGGCATGGGCCGACCGCACGGCCGTGATCTCGCAGCTGCCCGGCATCGAGCAGATCTTCCCGTTCGAGAACCGCGGCGAGGCGATCGGCGTCACGCTCCCGCATCCGCACGGCCAGATCTACGCCTACCCCTACGTCACGCCGCGCACGACCCGGCTGCTCGAATCCATCGACCGCACGGCTCCCGACCTGTTCCAGCGCATCCTCGAGTTCGAGCAGGCGTCGGAGCGTGTCGTGTTCCGCGGCGAGCACTGGACCGCGTTCGTGCCGTTCGCCGCGCGCTGGCCCCTGGAGGTTCACCTGATGCCGCACCGTCACGTTCCCGACTTCGCGGCGACGACGGATGCCGAGCGCGACGAGCTCGCCCCCCTCTACCTGCGCCTGCTGCGCGGGGTCGATGCGCTGTATGACACCCCGACGCCCTACATCGCCGCGTGGCACCAGGCTCCGGTCAACGTCGGCCGCGACACCGTGCGAATGCACCTGCAGCTCACCAGTCCGCGGCGGGCCGCCGACAAGCTGAAGTTCCTCGCCGGCTCCGAGGCCGCGATGGGGGCCTGGGCCGCCGAGGTCACCCCCGAGCAGGGCGCCGCCCGCATCCGAGAAGCGATCGAGCGCGCCGACGCGGATGGGTCCATGAGCCTGTCGACGGGCGAGGAGGAGTCCGCATGA
- a CDS encoding cobalamin-independent methionine synthase II family protein has product MADRILTTHVGSLPRSGAVTDLVFAQERGESIDQAEFDAVIGAAVDEVVARQVAAGIDLVADGEMSKISYATYVKDRITGFDGDSPRTPPADLEDFPGFLRRQASSGGTPTYRRPCCVGPVAPKTQAPLEADLRHLQSAVERHHPAGAFMNSAAPGVIALFQPDQYYGDHDAYLEALAEAMRPEYEAIVEAGFILQLDSPDLGLGRHMTYKDRTDAEYLTLIESHVEVLNHALRNVPADRVRLHVCWGNYEGPHHRDIEMRTILPVLVKAKPRGLLFEASNPRHQHDWQAFREHADIVPDDLVLIPGVIDSTTNFIEHPEVVAQRIAAFTDLVGSDRVIAGADCGFSTFAGFGAVDPDIVFAKLETLVAGAELASSRL; this is encoded by the coding sequence ATGGCTGACCGCATCCTGACCACGCACGTGGGATCCCTGCCGCGCAGCGGCGCCGTCACGGACCTGGTGTTCGCGCAGGAACGCGGTGAATCGATCGACCAGGCGGAGTTCGACGCCGTGATCGGTGCGGCGGTCGACGAGGTCGTCGCCCGCCAGGTAGCCGCGGGGATCGATCTCGTCGCCGACGGGGAGATGTCGAAGATCTCCTATGCGACCTACGTCAAAGACCGCATCACCGGATTCGACGGCGACAGCCCGCGCACCCCGCCGGCCGACCTGGAGGACTTCCCCGGCTTCCTCCGGCGCCAGGCGTCGAGCGGCGGCACCCCGACCTACCGCCGCCCCTGCTGCGTCGGCCCGGTCGCGCCGAAGACACAGGCCCCTCTCGAGGCGGATCTGCGGCACCTCCAGTCGGCCGTCGAGCGGCATCATCCCGCCGGAGCGTTCATGAACTCGGCTGCGCCGGGCGTGATCGCGCTCTTCCAGCCCGACCAGTACTACGGCGACCACGATGCCTACCTCGAGGCCCTCGCCGAGGCGATGCGACCCGAATACGAGGCCATCGTCGAGGCCGGATTCATCCTGCAGCTCGACAGCCCCGATCTCGGGCTCGGTCGCCACATGACGTACAAGGACCGCACCGACGCGGAGTACCTCACCCTCATCGAGAGCCACGTCGAAGTGCTCAATCATGCGCTGCGGAACGTGCCGGCCGACCGGGTGCGCCTGCATGTCTGCTGGGGCAACTACGAAGGCCCGCACCACCGCGACATCGAGATGCGCACGATTCTCCCGGTCCTCGTGAAGGCGAAGCCGCGGGGGCTGCTGTTCGAGGCATCCAACCCCCGCCATCAGCACGACTGGCAGGCGTTCCGTGAGCACGCGGACATCGTGCCGGACGACCTCGTGCTGATCCCCGGAGTGATCGACTCGACGACGAACTTCATCGAGCATCCCGAGGTCGTCGCGCAGCGCATCGCCGCATTCACGGATCTCGTCGGCTCTGACCGCGTGATCGCCGGGGCTGATTGCGGGTTCTCGACCTTCGCCGGGTTCGGCGCCGTCGACCCGGACATCGTCTTCGCGAAGCTCGAGACGCTCGTGGCCGGGGCTGAGCTGGCCAGCTCCCGGCTGTAG
- a CDS encoding dihydrodipicolinate synthase family protein: MTTLRLLAADGTVTDAALNAGGSFTRPASALRSRVAYAAAHVVPKVHADNTPGQPADIDWDSTLAFRRNVYSWGLGVADAMDTAQRNMGLDAAATRELIARSAEVAREEGGSVVVGVNTDHLTETHVSLDQVIDAYKEQLHFTEEQGAGPVLMASRHLARVATSADDYRRVYRSVLESATVPVVLHWLGTAFDPELAGYFGADDWQTASGVLLDVIAENPGKVAGVKMSLLNAESEISVRESLPEGVRMFTGDDFNYVSLIGGDALAPVPERAERDEGHSDALLGAFAALTPVASAAIQALDDGDPSRYLEILGPTEELSRQIFAAPTFYYKTGVAFLFWLNGHQPAFQMVGGLHSARSLPHLSRIVGLANASLALEDPELARERWHGMLRLNGVDA; the protein is encoded by the coding sequence ATGACCACCTTGCGACTCCTCGCCGCCGACGGGACGGTGACGGATGCTGCGCTGAACGCCGGCGGATCCTTCACCCGTCCGGCATCCGCTCTGCGGAGTCGCGTGGCCTACGCGGCCGCGCACGTCGTACCGAAGGTGCACGCCGACAACACCCCGGGGCAGCCCGCCGACATCGACTGGGATTCGACGCTCGCCTTCCGGCGGAACGTGTACTCCTGGGGTCTCGGCGTCGCCGATGCCATGGACACCGCGCAGCGGAACATGGGGTTGGATGCCGCGGCCACCCGCGAGCTGATCGCGCGCAGCGCCGAGGTCGCCCGCGAAGAGGGCGGCTCGGTCGTGGTCGGCGTCAACACCGATCACCTGACCGAGACGCACGTCTCGCTCGACCAGGTGATCGACGCCTACAAGGAGCAGCTGCACTTCACCGAGGAGCAGGGCGCCGGCCCGGTGCTGATGGCGTCACGCCACCTGGCCAGGGTCGCGACGAGTGCCGATGACTACCGTCGTGTGTACCGATCCGTATTGGAATCGGCGACGGTTCCCGTCGTCCTGCACTGGCTCGGAACGGCATTCGACCCGGAGCTCGCCGGCTATTTCGGCGCAGACGACTGGCAGACGGCATCCGGAGTCCTGCTCGACGTGATCGCCGAGAACCCGGGCAAGGTCGCAGGCGTGAAGATGAGCCTGTTGAACGCGGAGTCCGAGATCTCGGTGCGCGAGAGCCTCCCGGAGGGCGTGCGCATGTTCACCGGCGACGACTTCAACTACGTCAGCCTCATCGGCGGCGACGCCCTTGCGCCGGTTCCTGAGCGAGCGGAGCGAGACGAAGGGCACTCCGACGCCCTGCTCGGCGCCTTCGCCGCGCTCACGCCGGTTGCCTCCGCCGCGATCCAGGCGCTCGACGACGGCGATCCTTCCCGTTACCTCGAGATCCTCGGCCCGACCGAGGAGCTCAGCCGGCAGATCTTCGCGGCGCCGACCTTCTACTACAAGACCGGCGTCGCGTTCCTGTTCTGGCTGAACGGGCATCAGCCGGCGTTCCAGATGGTCGGCGGCCTGCACTCCGCGCGCAGCCTCCCGCATCTGAGTCGCATCGTCGGGCTCGCCAACGCCTCGCTCGCGCTGGAAGACCCGGAGCTCGCCCGAGAGCGCTGGCACGGGATGCTGCGGCTGAACGGGGTCGACGCATGA
- the galE gene encoding UDP-glucose 4-epimerase GalE, whose translation MSWIVTGGAGYIGAHVVRALAEAGLTPVVLDDLSSGVASFVPEGVPFVQGSILDRDLVEKTLREHDAEGVIHVAGFKYAGVSVQRPLHTYAQNVEGTRIILEAMEAAGVANIVFSSSAAVFGTPDVALVEEDTAKRPASPYGESKLIGEWLLRDQGIATADSEHPLRHTSLRYFNVVGSADPTVYDVSPHNLFPIVFEALIAGKTPKIFGDDYATEDGTNVRDYVHVGDIAAAHVAAAQRLAGGQPIEPAYNLGSGDGLSVKQIMDAVARVTGIDFTPEIGPRRPGDPDRIVATGVLAARDLDWKMRYSVDSMVRTGWEARRLAS comes from the coding sequence ATGTCCTGGATCGTCACCGGCGGCGCCGGCTACATCGGAGCCCACGTCGTGCGGGCCCTCGCAGAAGCCGGTCTCACCCCGGTCGTGCTCGACGACCTCTCCAGCGGAGTCGCGTCGTTCGTGCCGGAGGGCGTGCCGTTCGTGCAGGGCAGCATCCTCGACCGCGACCTCGTCGAGAAGACCCTCCGGGAGCACGACGCCGAGGGCGTGATCCACGTCGCCGGCTTCAAGTACGCCGGCGTCTCGGTGCAGCGTCCGCTGCACACCTACGCGCAGAACGTCGAGGGCACCCGCATCATCCTCGAGGCGATGGAAGCCGCCGGCGTCGCGAACATCGTGTTCTCCTCGTCGGCCGCGGTCTTCGGCACCCCCGACGTGGCACTCGTCGAAGAGGACACCGCCAAGCGCCCCGCCAGCCCCTACGGCGAATCCAAGCTCATCGGCGAATGGCTGCTTCGCGACCAGGGCATCGCGACCGCCGACTCCGAGCATCCGCTCCGGCACACCTCGCTGCGCTACTTCAACGTCGTCGGATCCGCCGATCCGACCGTCTACGACGTCAGCCCGCACAACCTCTTCCCGATCGTGTTCGAAGCCCTCATCGCCGGCAAGACCCCGAAGATCTTCGGCGACGACTACGCCACCGAAGACGGCACGAACGTGCGCGACTACGTGCACGTCGGCGACATCGCCGCCGCGCACGTCGCAGCCGCCCAGCGCCTCGCCGGCGGACAGCCCATCGAACCCGCCTACAACCTCGGCTCCGGCGACGGCCTCAGCGTGAAGCAGATCATGGATGCCGTCGCCCGCGTCACCGGCATCGACTTCACCCCCGAGATCGGCCCGCGCCGCCCCGGCGACCCCGACCGCATCGTCGCCACCGGAGTGCTCGCGGCACGGGACCTCGATTGGAAGATGCGGTATTCGGTGGATTCGATGGTTCGGACGGGGTGGGAGGCTCGGCGTCTGGCTTCTTGA
- a CDS encoding sugar phosphate isomerase/epimerase, whose product MTLRQAQGPDQRLSINQATIKYAGLATALRVTADAGIPAIGLWREPVNEVGLDVAARMLQDSGLRFTTHCRGGFFTLPEGPERVAALDDNRRAIEETATLAAAGAEGSTAVLVLVAGGLPEVSRDLIGARERVRDAIGALAPDAKAAGVTLAIEPLHPMYASDRAVVSTLGQALDIAADFEPHVVGAAVDTFHIWWDPQVLDQIARAGREGRIATYQVCDWKTPLAADVLLSRHYPGEGVIDFGSLTRAVLETGYDRDIEVELFNADIWADAPDDVVRRTAVSFASAISPHLR is encoded by the coding sequence ATGACCCTTCGGCAGGCTCAGGGACCGGATCAGAGACTCTCGATCAACCAGGCGACCATCAAGTACGCCGGCCTCGCGACCGCCCTCCGGGTGACGGCGGATGCCGGCATCCCGGCCATCGGCCTCTGGCGCGAGCCGGTGAACGAGGTCGGCCTCGATGTCGCCGCGCGGATGCTGCAGGACTCCGGTCTGCGTTTCACCACGCACTGCCGCGGCGGGTTCTTCACGCTGCCCGAGGGACCGGAGCGGGTCGCGGCCCTCGACGACAACCGACGGGCGATCGAGGAGACCGCGACGCTGGCCGCGGCCGGGGCCGAGGGCTCGACCGCCGTGCTGGTGCTCGTCGCGGGCGGACTGCCCGAGGTGTCGCGCGACCTGATCGGTGCGCGCGAGCGCGTGCGCGATGCGATCGGCGCGTTGGCTCCCGACGCGAAGGCCGCCGGTGTGACGCTGGCGATCGAGCCGCTGCATCCGATGTACGCGTCCGATCGGGCCGTGGTCTCGACGCTCGGCCAGGCGCTCGACATCGCGGCCGACTTCGAGCCGCATGTCGTCGGAGCCGCCGTCGACACGTTCCACATCTGGTGGGATCCGCAGGTGCTCGACCAGATCGCCCGCGCCGGGCGCGAAGGGCGGATCGCGACGTATCAGGTGTGCGATTGGAAGACTCCGCTCGCGGCGGACGTGCTGCTGTCGCGCCACTACCCCGGGGAGGGCGTGATCGACTTCGGCTCGCTGACGCGCGCCGTCCTGGAGACCGGCTACGACCGCGACATCGAGGTCGAGCTGTTCAACGCCGACATCTGGGCGGATGCTCCGGACGACGTCGTACGCCGCACCGCCGTGTCGTTCGCGTCGGCGATCTCGCCGCACCTGCGCTGA